CGGCATGGACCCGGCCGACGCGATCGAGTGCGCCCGCCGCCCGCCCGCCGGCATCGACGTACGTGGAATCCACGCCCACCTGGCCAGCGGACTGGACGCCCCACTCGCCGCCACGGTCGCCGATGCCGTGGTCCGCTGGGCAGTCGCCGAGATCGGTGCCGTCGAGGTCGATGTCGGCGGAGGCATGGCCGTCGACTACACCGACCCGGCGGCACGATTCGACTGGACGGGCTACGGCCGGGCACTGGCGGACGTCCTCGACGCGTACCCGGGCGTGCGGCTGCGCATCGAGCCGGGCCGGTCGGTCACCGCCTACTGCGGGGCGTACCTCACCGAGGTCATCGACGTGAAGCGCTCCTACGGCGAGTGGTTCGTCGTGGTGGCCGGCGGCACCCACCACCTGCGCACACCGGCGGCGAAGGGGCACGCACAGCCGTTCCGCGTGCACCGGCGGCGCGGCCTCGACGGCCCGCGCACCGACGGAGGACCGGTCACCGTGGTCGGGCAGCTCTGCACCCCGAAGGACGTACTGTCCCGGTCGGCCAGCGCCGGGCCGATCGGCGTGGGTGACGTGCTGGCCTTCGCCATGGCCGGGGCGTACGCCTGGAACATCAGCCACCGCGACTTCCTGCTGCACGAGCCGCCGCTGTTTCGCACCGGTGACCCGGACGCGTTCGCTGCCGAGTGGGCGGCTCCGCCGGCTGCTGCCAAGCCCTCCTGAAGGGCCGATCTGGATCGGCGTGTTATCGATAACATGCTATCTTTGGCGCGGGAGCGAAGGGCACGCTCCAGGTCACCTCAGCCAGCCGGCGAAGGCATGCCAAGGGCGCGTTCCTGGCGCCGCCTTCCCGGTCGGTGACCAGTCCGGGCCACTCCGTCGACGCCAGGCGACCCCAGATGGTCGCCGGACGACTCCGCCCCGGCCCCATGCCCTGCTCCTGACACCCCGCCGCAGGCAGTCCGGTGCGACCCGTCCCTCGGTCCGATGGACCGAGCGCGATCGACGACGCAGTACCACCGGCACGAGACGCCCACGGCAAGGAGTCAAGCAATGCTGAAACGTAGGCATCTATTACCGACCATCGCAGCGGCGGCGGTTCTCCTCGCGGCCACCGGCGGCGCGCTGAGTGGCAGCTTCCGCGGAGCGGCGGTGGCGGCGACAAACGGCACCCTCGCGGCGACCGCCGGCTGCGGCAAGGCCCCCACCCTGACCAGCGGGACGCGCACGATCCAGAGCAGCGGACAGAGTCGCACCTACAACCTGCGGATCCCGGACGGGTACGACCGGAATCACCCCTACCGACTGATCTTCGGATTCCACTGGTTGAACGGCTCGGCCAACAACGTCACCTCGGCCGGCTACTACGGGCTCCAACCGCTGTCGAACAACAGCACCATCTTCGTCGCGCCCCAGGGCCTCAACGCCGGTTGGGCCAACACCAACGGCCGGGACCTGACGCTCTTCGACGACATCTCCGGGCAGATCGAGAACGACCTTTGCGTCGACACGACCCAGCGCTTCGCCCTGGGCTGGAGCTATGGCGGAGCAATGAGCTACGCGGTGGCGTGCGCCCGGCCCACCGTCATCCGCGCGGTCACCGTCCTGTCCGGGGCGAACCTCAGCGGATGTAACGGCGGCACCCAGCCGGTCGCCTACTTCGGCATCCACGGCATCTACGACAGCGTGCTGAACATCTCCCAGGGTCGGCAGATCCGCGACACGTTCGTCAGGAACAACGGCTGCACCGCGCAGAGCCCGCGCGAGCCGAGCCGGGGCAGCCTCACCCACATCACCACCGCCTACTCGGGATGCCGAGCCGGGTACCCGGTGCAGTGGGCGGCGTTCGATGGTGACCACACCCCCAGCCCGGTCGACGGGTCTTCGAGCCCCAACGACTCCCGGACGTGGACGTCCGGTGAGATCTGGCGGTTCTTCAGTCAGTTCGAGTCCACCCCGCCCCCCACGACCCCGCCGCCGACCACCCCACCGCCGACCACCCCGCCCCCCACGACTCCGCCGCCGACCACTCCGCCGCCCACCGGTGAGCCGGGCACCTGCGCCGCCACCTACCGGGCGATCAACAGCTGGCCCGGCGGCTTCCAGGGTGAGGTGACCGTAGCCAACAACACCACTACGGCACTCACTGGCTGGACCGTGGGACTGACCCTGGCGAGTGGCCAGGCCATCAGCAGCCTCTGGAGCGGAACCAACACGGGCACCACCGGTAACGTCACCGTCAAGAACGCTGCCTACAACGGCACAGTGAACCCGAACGCCTCGACCACGTTCGGGTTCACCGCCACTGGCAACGGCGCCACCCCACCCAGCAACGTCACCTGCACCAGCCCCTGAGCGTGGCAGAAACCGGGCCCGGAGCCAGTTGGCTCTGGGCCCGCGGGTGACTGAGGAGTCAGCTCGCTTCCGTGGCCGGGCCACGACAGCCGGGTGTCACGGCCATGGAAAGGGCGCAAGTGTGGCTCCGGCGGCCAAGGGCCCTTGCGAACGTACTAGCCTGGCGCGGTGGCGAGCAATTCTCACTCGGGTGGGCGTGGGCTCTCGGGCCCGGTGCGGGCGGTTGTCAGCAGTGTGACCGTTGTGGTGGCCGCGTTGGGCGCCATCTATGCCCTCGGGCCCTGGTCTGCGGGAGCGCACCCGTCGGGTGGTGTCCCCCGTCCGGTGGGCGCTCCCGTGAAGGTCGACGGCCGTACCGTTTCCGTGCTCGGTGCGGGCGACATCCTCGTTCACCCCGAGCTGTGGGACCAGGCCCGGCGGGACGGCGGTGGTCAGCTGGATTTCGAGCCGATGCTGGCTCCGGTGCGTCAGGCCGTCAGCGGTGCCGACCTGGCCCTGTGCCACCTGGAAACTCCGCTCGCCCCGCCGGGAGGCCCCTACATCGGCTTCCCCAAATTCAGCGTCCCCCGCGAGGTGGTGCAGGCCATCAAGAGCGCCGGATACGACGGCTGCTCGACCGCGTCGAACCACAGCATCGACCAGGGGCAGGACGGCATCAAGCGGACTCTCGACGAGCTCGACCAGGCAGGCCTCGGGCACACCGGCACCTACCGGACGAAGCGAGAGTCCGACGTTCCCAAGATCTACCAGGCCAAAAACGTGAAGATCGGCCACCTCAGCTACACCAAGAGCTTCAACGGCCTGCGCCCGCCGGCTGGTAAGGAATGGGTGGCGAATCTGATCGACGTGGAGGCAGTCCGGCGCGATGCCGCAGCGTCCCGGAAGGCCGGCGCCGAGATCGTCGTGGTCAGCCTGCACTGGGGCACGGAGTACGAGCACGAGCCCGACGTCGACCAGCAGACCTGGGCGCGCCAGGTCGCCGCCATCGAGGACGTGGACGTTGTCTTCGGGCACCACGCGCACGTCGTGCAGCCGATTGAGCGGATCGGCGACACCTGGATCGTCTACGGCATGGGCAATCAGATCGCCCGGCACGCCGAGCCGCTGAACGTGAACCGGGACGGCGCGATGGTCCGATTCACCTTCGGCCCGGCACCGGAGACGAAGAGGTGGAAGGTGGTGGCTGTTGAGGCGCTTCCGACCTTCGTTGACCTGAATCCGGAGATCCGCTTGGTGGATCTTGAGCAGCGGTTGGCTGATCCGACACTCTCTCCCGGTCGGCGCAGGATCTACGAGGCGGCCGTCGAGCGGATCCAGGGAAACCTGCTGACCAGGGCGGCGGACTCGGCGGGCCTCGTGGTGCGCGGGATCGCCCCGCCTCGCTAGCCGACGGCGTCCCGCCAGCGGCGGCCGAATATCGCCGGCCGCCATCCATCAAACTCTTTGCTAGCATCTCGCGGCGACCGCCTGCCGGTCGACAGGTCAGGCGGTCGCCGCGAGATCTGGCGGGGCTGCACCGGGGAAGGTTGTCGTTCATGTCAGGCAGGTCGGCGCCGCTCGCCTTGCGGGACTTCGATGCGGGGTCCGTCGAAGATCAGAGACAACTGGTGGCCTGGCGGCTGCGGGCCTTGGATCAGCAGTTGCCGGCGGCGGCGTTCCCGGCCGGGACGAGCGCGCCGTCCCTGGTCTTCCTCTGGACCACGATGTTCGTGGTCGCCGTGGCCGTCCTGGGCTTCGCGCTCAACGAGCAGCGCGGTGTGCTGCCGGCCGTGGTCGACTCGCAGCGCGACGTCGTGACGAAGCTGGCCAGCGGCCTGCAGCTCGACGCCGGCCGCACCATGGCTGAACTGGAGCGCTTGGTGTCGGCGCGGGGGAACGCGACCGACGCGGAACTGCTGGCTCGGGTGGTCGGCGACGGCACCGGGACCAGCGGCGCGGCGGTCGTGGAGACGACGTCCCGGCAGACCCTGGCCGTCAAGGGTGCAGCGCCGCCCATGGACCTGCTGCCACCGGTGCTTCCGACCGATCATGTCTTCGCGGTCACCACGGCGGACGGCCCGCTACTGGTGTATCCCACCGTTCTGGACGGCACGCGGGTCGTCCTGGCGACGCGGCCCGTCACCATGCGCAACCTGCGGCTGAACCCGGACGCGGGACACGGCGTCCACATGCTCACGGCCGACGGCCGCAGCAGCCTCATGCAGGGAGCGAACACGGTCGACCCCACTCACCTGCCGAGGGTCTTCGAGGGGTTGTCCGGGGCCGACTCGCGACAGAGCCGTGAAATCGTGGTCAAGGAGTGGGCGGATCGCCGGCTGCTGGTCTCGTCCGCGCCGGTCGGCAACACCGGGCTCGTGGTCGTCTCCCTGCTCAAAACGGAGGTCAGCGAGGGGACCTCGGGTGTCGGCGGGATCCTGCTCGGGGCCAGCCTGCTGGCCACCTCCCTGGCCAGCTTCGTGCTCATGCGCAAGTCGTTGGTCCGCCCGGTGCGGGCACTGCTCAGCCAGGCCAGGGCCGATGCCTGCGGAGCCCAGACGCCGCACCGCGCTCCGATGCGGATCCGCGAGGCCCACCGGATCGCGCGGGCGCTGGCGCTGACCTCCGGCGATCAATTCCCGTCAGCCAATCGGTGGCGGCCGACTGTGCTCCAAGGACTGACCGTCGCCGTCGTGGTCGCACTGCTCTGGCCGGCGGCGGCCACGACTGTCGCGTTCCTGGCCGCCGAACCGACGGTCCCCCTCCAGCTGGTACGGGACGAGGAGAGCCGGGCCGAGGAGGCCAGCAGCGCCCTCGGCAACCTGCTCAACGACGGGCTGGCGACGGCCACCCGTGTCTCCCTGGCGGTCGACGTGCGAGACGTGGCGAAAACCAGGCGGATTCTCGACCGGGAACTTGGCGATGAGCGCCGGTTCCGGGCGCTCTACCTGGTGGATCGGGACGGAAAGTTGGTGACCGGGGCCGGCCGGGAACCGCTACGTACCGTCGAGCCGGTACCAGGCGAGGTGGGCGTCCACCTCGACGACGCGGTGGACCGGCTGCCGGTGGTGTACGCCGTCAACCAGCTCGACGACGGCCACGCGGTGATCGGGGAGTTCGACCCCGACCGCCTCCTCGGTCTGGTCCGCCGGGTGGACGGTCGGGTCCGGGTCGTCGACGCGGAGCTGCGCACGATCCTGGACTCCGAGGGCTTCCAGGTCTTCCAACCGCTACAGGGCGACCTGGCGCGGGACGTCGCCGTCGAGGTCTTGCCGGGCACGACCTCCGGCCGGTCGACCACCGCGGACGGAAAGCCCGCGCTGATCGCCGGCACTGGTCTGACCACGCCGACGACGGTCGCGCACCTCGAGTGGGCCGTCGTGGTCGAACAGGACGTCGCGGCCCTGCGCCTGCCGGCGTCGGTCGAGCGGCGCTGGACGCTGTTGCTGGCAGGCGCGGTGCTGGGCATCATCCTGCTCACGCACGTCTGGCAGCTCTACATCTTCGTCCGGCCGCTGCGGCGTCTCGCGTCCTTCTCCGACCGGATGAGCGAGGGGAAGCTCGACCTGCCGGTGCCGCCGCAACGCCATGACGACATCGGCGCGATCGCGATGTGCACGGAGATCTGCCGCCAGGTTCGCCACACCGGGTCCGTTCGGTTCGGCGGGGCGCTGCGCCTGCGCGGTGCCGGAACCGACCGCACCACGGTTCTGCCGCGTGTCCGGCGAACTGCGGGGGCTCATAGCCGGGCGACGAAGGGCTGACATGTTCTACCTCTACACCGTCTACAGCCTCTGCTGCCTCGCGCTCGTGGTGGCGGGGGTGATCGAGCAGCGCAACCACTACCGCAACCTCAACACCATCCCGCACCGGGTGCTGGTCAACGGGATCCGGGGCAAGAGCTCAATCACCCGGCTCTGTGCCGGCGCGCTGCGCGGCGGCGGGAAGGTGGTGGTGGCGAAGACCACCGGCACCGCCGCCCGGTTCATCTTTCCCGACGCCAGCGAGGAACCGGTGCACCGCAAGTTCGGGATCGCCAACGTCGTTGAGCAGATCGGCATCGTCCGGCGGGCCGCCGTCTACCACCCGGATTCCCTGGTGATCGAGTGCATGGCGGTGATGCCGGCGCTTCAGGAGATCAACCAGAGCAAACTGATCCGGTCGAACCTCGGGGTGTTGTGCAACGTCCGGGAGGACCACCTCGCCGAGATGGGCCCCACCCTCGACGACGTCGCGCGGTCGCTGAGCAGGTCGATGCCCGAGGGCGGCATCTGTATAACCGCCGAGAAGGACAGGCTGTCGATCCTGGAGCAGGAGGCCGCCAAGCGGAACTGCCGGCTGATTGCGGTGGACCCGGAGTCGGTGACGGATCAGGAGATGGCCGGCTTTGGGTGGATCACGTTCAAGGAAAATGTGGCCATCGCGCTCGCCGTCGCCGCTGAGCTCGGGGTTGACCGGCGCAGCGCGCTGACGGGTATGTGGTCGGCGCCGCCCGATCCCGGGGTGCTGTCGGTCGCCCGGGTCCTGCACGGCAGCCAGCGGGTCCGGTTCGCCAACATCTTCGCGGCCAACGACCCGGAGTCGACGTACATGAACATCGAACAGCTTGAGAAGCAGCAGCTGATCGGCCGGCCGTTGTCAATGGTGATCAACTGCCGGCCAGACCGGATGGAGCGGAATGGACAGATGGGTACGCTCGCCGGTCGGGTGCAGCCCCAGAGCGTCGTGCTGATCGGTGAGATGACCCGCAGCGCCCGGGTCAACGTGCCTGCGGAGCTGCAGAACCGGGTTGTCGACCTGGGAGGCAAGCTCCCGCCGGAGCGGCTGCTCGCCGAAGTCATGGCTGCGGCGGGGGAGAACGCGTCCGTGGTGGCCGTTGGCAACATCCACGGACAGGGCGAGGTGCTGTTGCACGAACTGGCCGCGCTGCCGAGCTGGGAGCCGCAGGACGGCGCCCGCGGCGAGTCGATGCTCCGGACGCAGACGTCGCCCGGTTTCGAAGTGGACGGCAAGACCGTCTTCCTGGATTGGAGCCGTCGGTGACGTTCGGAGGAGAACTGAGTGCACAGCTCGCTACCGCCTGCCTCGGCATCGGCCTGGTCTTCGCGCTGCTCTGCTACCTGACCACCAACCTGTCGCCCGGCGGCATGATCACACCTGGTTGGATCGCGCTGGCACTGATCGAGGACCCGTTGCAGGCCGGGGTGATCGTCGTGATGACCGTCGTCACCTACGGCCTCACCCAGCTGATGCAGCGGATGGTGATCCTCTACGGCAAGCGCCTCTTCGCCGCGATCGTGCTGCTCAGCGTCTTCCTCCAGCTGACGCTTTTTGTGATCGTCCAGCGTGACCTGCCGCTGCTCTTCGCGCACCAGACCCTGGGCTTCGTGGCACCGGGGCTGATCGCGTACCAACTCGTGCGGCAGCCGCCGAAGGCCACCGTACTGGCCACTCTGATGGTCACCGCCATCACCTACGGCGTAGCTTTCAGCGGCGTCGTGGCCGGCTTCGTGCCGGTCACCTGACTGAGGTCCATCTACGAAGGATCGGCATGAACTACCGAACCTATTCCCGTACCCAGGCGATGCTGATGACCGTCGCCGCCTTCACACTTCTGGCGGGTGGCAGCACCTTCACTTACGTGGCCATTCGCCACGCCGCCCCCGAGCCGGTCGAGCTCAGTCTGGGCGAGCAAGCCTTGGTCAGCACGACCGCCGGCAACAGTTACCGCCGGTTGACCAGCCCGGACCGGACCCAGATGCTCGATGCGGAGGGTCAGACGGTCGCGATCATGACCGATGGTGCCCGCACGGTGCACATTGCCGGCCCACGACGCACCTTCGCCGAGCCACGGTTCACGAAGGCGAAGGTGGAAGCCGATCTCTGGGTGCGGCTCGCCCCGAAGGAGTGGCGGGCGGGCGCGGAGAAGGAGAAGTGGTTCGTCGACTGGCTGGCGAAGGCCCGCAAGGACCGTTCACCGGATGTGCTGGCGGTGGCACGGGAGTACACGTACGTGGCGCAGTCGAAGAAGGACTCCGAGGGTCGTCAGTACTCCGGCGATGCGGCCTTCGGGCCGCTGTCGGACAAGGACCCGGACGGGCGCGCGGAGAACTCGGACTTCTACGACTACCTCGGATTGCCGTGGACGTTCCCCGACAAGAAGGAAAAGCCCTCCGCGTCGCACATCCGGAGCCTGGACTGCTCGGGCTTCCTGCGGATGGTCTACGGCTACCGGCTCGGCTACCCCCTGCGCGGCACCAACACCGCCGGCCCGGGTCTGCCCCGCCGCGCGTTCGCGATGGCCGCCGTGGGACCGGGCGCTCTGCTGATGCCGAACACCGGCAAGCGGGCGCGGGAACTCGACCGGCTGCTCCCCGGTGACCTGCTCTTCTTCAACGCCGGCCCGGTGCAGGGCGCCAACATCGAGCACTCCGGCATGTACCTCGGCGTGGACGACCGGGGGCACCACCGGTTCGTCTCCAGCCGTACCACCGCCAACGGGCCGACCATGGGCGACCTCGGCGGCGAGTCCATCCTGGACGGTACGGGCTACTGGGCGCTGCGCTGGCGGACCGCCCGCCGAATCTGACGCGGCCGGCGGGGTCAGACCGAGGTGAGCTGCTCCGCCAGCGCGGCCGCCACCCGGTCCCTAGCCTCCCCGTCCTGCCGGATGGACCAGCTCAGCTCCAGGTGCACGAAGGCGCTCTCCAGCTCGGCGGTGGCGAGGCCCTGTTCGTTGCGCTTCCCCTCCAGTTGACCGCACCGGTTGACCCACGCCTGGCAGACCTTCAGGCCGGCCTCCGAGAGGCCGCTGGCGATCCGTCGGGCGACCGGGCGCACCGGGGCCGAGCCGGTCGACACCACGGCATCAGAGGACGGCAGGTTCCGGTCGGCGAAGCCGTGCAGTTGGACCTGGTCGAGGCCGTTCTCGGCGAACTCGACCGCGAGGGCGTGGAACAGGGATTTGTTGTTGTGCGCCACGTCGGCATCGCCGTTCCCGGCCTCCCGATGGGCACCGGCGATGAGAAGTACGCTGGCGGGCACCTGGCGGTGCAGCGACAGCCCCAGCTTGTCCGTGTTGATGTCAAACCCCGGATGCGGTACCTCGATCACCGTGCGTGGCGTCGCGCTGCGGTCCACCAGTACGGCACCCCACGCCCGGTCGTCGGAGCCAGTGGCGAGGTAGAGGCTGAACGGCCTGCCGGTCGCTGGGTCGGCCCCGTGGTGGGTGTCCAGGCCCAACGCCTCGAAGAGCGGATCCACGTCGGCGGTGGTGCTCCGATCGTCGAGCAAGGCGCGCGCCGCCTGCCGGGCCGCTGCGCGTTCCCTGGCGTCCGGGTCGCGGTAGCGGTCCTCGGGAGACATCCCCTGAACCAGTTCGCCGATCAGGAACTCCGGATTCGGGCCGGGCTGCCGAGGCACCGGAGGGGCGTCGGTACACGCCCCCGCGCCGAGGAGCACGACGGTTGCCGCCGCCAACACCTTCCGGCGGTTCGGACTCGCGCTCGGAACCGATCTTCGCACCCGTGCAGGTTAACGGACCCTCGCGCCTGCGCCGCCAGCCGACCTCGCTCAGGAAGAAGGTGCTGCCACGATCTGCCGGAGGGCGGCCCGGACGCCGTCGGCACGGATCAGCCGCAAGGCCTCGGTATAGGCCTCGACGAACCGGGCGGACTGCGCGAGGGTGCCGAACAGCGACCGGTCCTCGATGAACGCGGTGGGGTTGTCGCCGTTGTGTCGGGCGGTCGCCATGAGACGGTCCCGGCGCGGATCCACCACCTCGATGGGCCGGCCCTGCTCGTCGACGCCCTCGGCGTACCGGGCCCAGGCCGCCACGACCGCGGCGGAGATGCCCACCGGTCCGCCGCTGTTCAGCTGTGCCGTGACCACCGGCAGCAGGAACTTCGGGATGCGGTCCGAGGTGTCAGCGCAGATGCGGGTCAGCGGATCGCTCATCTCCGGGTTCGAGAAGCGCTCGATCACGGTGCGGCCGTAGGCGCGGAAATCGACCCCGGGGATGGGCTTGAGGGTCGGCACCGCCTCCTCGTCGACGTAACGCAGCAGCATCGCTCGGACGTCCGGATCGGTGATGGCCTCGTGCACATACTGGTGTCCGAGCAGGAAACCGAAGTAGCACAACGCCTGGTGAGTGCCGTTGGCCAGCCGCAGCTTCATCAGTTCGTAGGGTTCGACGTCCGCCACGATGTCAACGCCGACGTCCTCCAACGGGGGGCGGCCGGCGACGAACGTGTCCTCCAGCACCCACTGGTGGAACGGCTCACAGGTGACCGGCCACCGGTCCCGGTAGCCGTAGGTGCGCTCCAGGTAGGCGCGGTCGACGTCCAGGGTCGCCGGCGTCACCCGGTCGACCATCGAGTTCGGGAAGGAGAGCTCCTGCTCCATCCAGCGGGCCAGTTCGGGGTCCTTCATGCGGGCGAAGCCGAGGAACGCGGTGCGGGACACGGCACCGTTCTCCTGGATGTTGTCGCAGGACATGATGGTCAGTCCGCCCGCACCGCGGTCGCGCCGCAGGCGCATCGCCTGGAGCACCAACCCGAAGGGCGTTCCGTTCGGCACCTCAGCGCGCAGATCCGATTGAATCTCCGCGGATTCCCCGGTGAACTCGCCGGTCACCTGGTCGATGCCGTAGCCGCCCTCGGTGATGGTCAGCGACACCACGCGGGTTGCCGGGTCGGCGATCCGCTGTGCGACGCCAGCCGGGTCCTCCGGGGCGTACCGGACGTCGAGGAGCGAACCGATCACGCGGTTGCGCCGGTTGCCGTCGGGTTCCTTCACCGTCAACGTGTAGAGGTGGTCCTGGGCGGCGAGCCGGTCCCGGCCACCCTCGTCGGCGGGTCGGACGCCCACGCCGTGGATCGCCCAGTCCGTGGCCTGGCCGCGGCGCATCAGCTGGTCCAGGTACATCGCCTGGTGCGAGCGGTGGAAGTGCCCCACACCGAAGTGCACTATCCCGCCGCGCAGCGCCGTCCGGTCGTACCGGGGCGCGTCCACCCCGGCGGGCAGCGCGGCGAGGGTGGCGTTGCTCAGTTGCTTCATCGCTCTTCCCGTTCTGTGAGCCGCAGGGCGGCCAGGTTTCCGCCGGAGATCCGGCAGACGTCGGCCGCGAGGTCCATCGCCTCGCGGGCCAGGTCGCTCCACTGGGATGTGTCCAGGTCGATCCCGTACTCGGCAAATCCGCAGACCAGTCGGGCGAGCGTCGCATCTCCCGCGCCCATCGTGTCGACGACCGGCCCGAGCCGTACCGGCACCGGCGCGGTCGCGACCACCCCGTCCGCGGTGTGCACGGAGACTCCGTCGGCGGCCCTGGTCAACACGACCGCCCGCACGCCCGAGCGCAGCAGGTCGGCCACGAACTCCGCCGGGTCACCGACGTCCAGGCCCGCGATGTCCTGCAAGCTCAGTTTGACCACGTCGGCGACGTGGGCGAGCTGGCGGAATCCCGACCGGTACGCCGGCACGTCCCGGACCAGTGAGGGCCGCACGTTGGGGT
The window above is part of the Micromonospora sp. LH3U1 genome. Proteins encoded here:
- a CDS encoding alanine racemase; amino-acid sequence: MTRPVYVHDLDALTAHARAIRAALPRQVELLYAVKANPDPGVLRTLAPVVDGFEAASRGELRRLAEVLPGHAPAAYAGPGKTDEDLAAALAAGVHRIHVESPAELRRLGALAAASGAPAQVLLRVNLPVDAPGASLVMGGGPSPFGMDPADAIECARRPPAGIDVRGIHAHLASGLDAPLAATVADAVVRWAVAEIGAVEVDVGGGMAVDYTDPAARFDWTGYGRALADVLDAYPGVRLRIEPGRSVTAYCGAYLTEVIDVKRSYGEWFVVVAGGTHHLRTPAAKGHAQPFRVHRRRGLDGPRTDGGPVTVVGQLCTPKDVLSRSASAGPIGVGDVLAFAMAGAYAWNISHRDFLLHEPPLFRTGDPDAFAAEWAAPPAAAKPS
- a CDS encoding cellulose binding domain-containing protein; protein product: MLKRRHLLPTIAAAAVLLAATGGALSGSFRGAAVAATNGTLAATAGCGKAPTLTSGTRTIQSSGQSRTYNLRIPDGYDRNHPYRLIFGFHWLNGSANNVTSAGYYGLQPLSNNSTIFVAPQGLNAGWANTNGRDLTLFDDISGQIENDLCVDTTQRFALGWSYGGAMSYAVACARPTVIRAVTVLSGANLSGCNGGTQPVAYFGIHGIYDSVLNISQGRQIRDTFVRNNGCTAQSPREPSRGSLTHITTAYSGCRAGYPVQWAAFDGDHTPSPVDGSSSPNDSRTWTSGEIWRFFSQFESTPPPTTPPPTTPPPTTPPPTTPPPTTPPPTGEPGTCAATYRAINSWPGGFQGEVTVANNTTTALTGWTVGLTLASGQAISSLWSGTNTGTTGNVTVKNAAYNGTVNPNASTTFGFTATGNGATPPSNVTCTSP
- a CDS encoding CapA family protein, yielding MGAPVKVDGRTVSVLGAGDILVHPELWDQARRDGGGQLDFEPMLAPVRQAVSGADLALCHLETPLAPPGGPYIGFPKFSVPREVVQAIKSAGYDGCSTASNHSIDQGQDGIKRTLDELDQAGLGHTGTYRTKRESDVPKIYQAKNVKIGHLSYTKSFNGLRPPAGKEWVANLIDVEAVRRDAAASRKAGAEIVVVSLHWGTEYEHEPDVDQQTWARQVAAIEDVDVVFGHHAHVVQPIERIGDTWIVYGMGNQIARHAEPLNVNRDGAMVRFTFGPAPETKRWKVVAVEALPTFVDLNPEIRLVDLEQRLADPTLSPGRRRIYEAAVERIQGNLLTRAADSAGLVVRGIAPPR
- a CDS encoding HAMP domain-containing protein, giving the protein MSGRSAPLALRDFDAGSVEDQRQLVAWRLRALDQQLPAAAFPAGTSAPSLVFLWTTMFVVAVAVLGFALNEQRGVLPAVVDSQRDVVTKLASGLQLDAGRTMAELERLVSARGNATDAELLARVVGDGTGTSGAAVVETTSRQTLAVKGAAPPMDLLPPVLPTDHVFAVTTADGPLLVYPTVLDGTRVVLATRPVTMRNLRLNPDAGHGVHMLTADGRSSLMQGANTVDPTHLPRVFEGLSGADSRQSREIVVKEWADRRLLVSSAPVGNTGLVVVSLLKTEVSEGTSGVGGILLGASLLATSLASFVLMRKSLVRPVRALLSQARADACGAQTPHRAPMRIREAHRIARALALTSGDQFPSANRWRPTVLQGLTVAVVVALLWPAAATTVAFLAAEPTVPLQLVRDEESRAEEASSALGNLLNDGLATATRVSLAVDVRDVAKTRRILDRELGDERRFRALYLVDRDGKLVTGAGREPLRTVEPVPGEVGVHLDDAVDRLPVVYAVNQLDDGHAVIGEFDPDRLLGLVRRVDGRVRVVDAELRTILDSEGFQVFQPLQGDLARDVAVEVLPGTTSGRSTTADGKPALIAGTGLTTPTTVAHLEWAVVVEQDVAALRLPASVERRWTLLLAGAVLGIILLTHVWQLYIFVRPLRRLASFSDRMSEGKLDLPVPPQRHDDIGAIAMCTEICRQVRHTGSVRFGGALRLRGAGTDRTTVLPRVRRTAGAHSRATKG
- the pgsB gene encoding poly-gamma-glutamate synthase PgsB — protein: MFYLYTVYSLCCLALVVAGVIEQRNHYRNLNTIPHRVLVNGIRGKSSITRLCAGALRGGGKVVVAKTTGTAARFIFPDASEEPVHRKFGIANVVEQIGIVRRAAVYHPDSLVIECMAVMPALQEINQSKLIRSNLGVLCNVREDHLAEMGPTLDDVARSLSRSMPEGGICITAEKDRLSILEQEAAKRNCRLIAVDPESVTDQEMAGFGWITFKENVAIALAVAAELGVDRRSALTGMWSAPPDPGVLSVARVLHGSQRVRFANIFAANDPESTYMNIEQLEKQQLIGRPLSMVINCRPDRMERNGQMGTLAGRVQPQSVVLIGEMTRSARVNVPAELQNRVVDLGGKLPPERLLAEVMAAAGENASVVAVGNIHGQGEVLLHELAALPSWEPQDGARGESMLRTQTSPGFEVDGKTVFLDWSRR
- a CDS encoding poly-gamma-glutamate biosynthesis protein PgsC/CapC, whose protein sequence is MTFGGELSAQLATACLGIGLVFALLCYLTTNLSPGGMITPGWIALALIEDPLQAGVIVVMTVVTYGLTQLMQRMVILYGKRLFAAIVLLSVFLQLTLFVIVQRDLPLLFAHQTLGFVAPGLIAYQLVRQPPKATVLATLMVTAITYGVAFSGVVAGFVPVT
- a CDS encoding NlpC/P60 family protein, with translation MNYRTYSRTQAMLMTVAAFTLLAGGSTFTYVAIRHAAPEPVELSLGEQALVSTTAGNSYRRLTSPDRTQMLDAEGQTVAIMTDGARTVHIAGPRRTFAEPRFTKAKVEADLWVRLAPKEWRAGAEKEKWFVDWLAKARKDRSPDVLAVAREYTYVAQSKKDSEGRQYSGDAAFGPLSDKDPDGRAENSDFYDYLGLPWTFPDKKEKPSASHIRSLDCSGFLRMVYGYRLGYPLRGTNTAGPGLPRRAFAMAAVGPGALLMPNTGKRARELDRLLPGDLLFFNAGPVQGANIEHSGMYLGVDDRGHHRFVSSRTTANGPTMGDLGGESILDGTGYWALRWRTARRI
- a CDS encoding mannitol dehydrogenase family protein; amino-acid sequence: MKQLSNATLAALPAGVDAPRYDRTALRGGIVHFGVGHFHRSHQAMYLDQLMRRGQATDWAIHGVGVRPADEGGRDRLAAQDHLYTLTVKEPDGNRRNRVIGSLLDVRYAPEDPAGVAQRIADPATRVVSLTITEGGYGIDQVTGEFTGESAEIQSDLRAEVPNGTPFGLVLQAMRLRRDRGAGGLTIMSCDNIQENGAVSRTAFLGFARMKDPELARWMEQELSFPNSMVDRVTPATLDVDRAYLERTYGYRDRWPVTCEPFHQWVLEDTFVAGRPPLEDVGVDIVADVEPYELMKLRLANGTHQALCYFGFLLGHQYVHEAITDPDVRAMLLRYVDEEAVPTLKPIPGVDFRAYGRTVIERFSNPEMSDPLTRICADTSDRIPKFLLPVVTAQLNSGGPVGISAAVVAAWARYAEGVDEQGRPIEVVDPRRDRLMATARHNGDNPTAFIEDRSLFGTLAQSARFVEAYTEALRLIRADGVRAALRQIVAAPSS